One part of the Coffea eugenioides isolate CCC68of chromosome 10, Ceug_1.0, whole genome shotgun sequence genome encodes these proteins:
- the LOC113750621 gene encoding uncharacterized protein LOC113750621 gives MINVSVTKIRRAKRKAKDEMLGTDMEQYHHLWSYAATIRETNPGSTVKLKLDTAEEGSQGTFQRLYYCLYACKQGFLDGCRPIIGLDGCFLKSAFGGQLLSAIGRDGNDNMVPIAVAVVEVERYDSWKWFLELLMADLGLGMENIPWTFISDRQKGLVHAVNELFPNSEYRFCLRHMYQNFKQKFKGKELKDLFWAAASAGNEVDWKLAMNSLEKASKDAAEWLQKVPSVLWSRSHFRQSSKCDILVNNLCESFNNYILEARELPVIGMLEWIRRRPMQRIQVKRTGMQKFQGKICPNIAEKIDRNLKFSRLCIPTWDGKNKYEIDCGPRKSVVVDLKEKTCTCGYFQLTGYPCAHACAAIGARRLPLLDYVRCEEQPPKPPAVRRMPGRPKKIRQRAADEPKKGQVSTRKGLVVTCKRCFQQRHNSRTCKNAIHPNSKFYKAPDTNVAESSSELHSSAPSPMVPPQPVPNQEQAAPVQKKSCRPGKQYTQPTIASVAKNVSARQSCSQPVSGTTSPAKEPIRPTVADVLYNLRSKKARRC, from the exons ATGATTAACGTGTCCGTTACCAAGATACGCAGAGCAAAGAGAAAGGCAAAAGATGAGATGCTTGGCACGGATATGGAGCAATATCACCACCTTTGGAGTTATGCAGCTACAATTAGAGAGACAAATCCTGGTAGCACTGTCAAGCTTAAGCTTGATACAGCAGAAGAAGGTTCACAAGGGACATTTCAAAGATTGTATTACTGTCTTTATGCTTGCAAACAGGGGTTCCTCGATGGCTGTCGACCAATAATTGGTCTTGATGGGTGTTTTTTGAAATCTGCGTTTGGTGGTCAGTTGTTGTCAGCAATTGGTAGAGATGGCAATGACAATATGGTTCCAATAGCTGTAGCAGTGGTAGAGGTAGAGAGGTATGACTCATGGAAGTGGTTTCTGGAACTACTAATGGCTGATCTGGGACTTGGTATGGAAAACATACCCTGGACATTCATCTCAGATCGACAAAAAGGACTGGTCCATGCAGTGAATGAGTTATTTCCAAATTCTGAATACAGGTTTTGCTTGAGACATATGTACCAAAATTTCAAACAGAAGTTCAAAGGAAAAGAGTTGAAGGACTTGTTCTGGGCAGCAGCAAGTGCTGGGAATGAAGTGGACTGGAAATTAGCAATGAATTCCCTTGAAAAAGCTTCAAAGGATGCAGCTGAATGGCTACAAAAAGTGCCAAGTGTTTTATGGAGCAGGTCACATTTTAGACAAAGTAGCAAATGTGATATTCTTGTGAACAATCTTTGTGAGTCATTTAATAACTATATCTTAGAAGCTAGAGAGCTTCCTGTCATAGGGATGCTTGAGTGGATTCGAAGAAGGCCCATGCAAAGGATTCAAGTGAAGAGGACTGGTATGCAGAAATTTCAAGGAAAAATATGTCCTAACATTGCAGAGAAGATTGATAGGAATCTGAAATTCAGTAGGCTGTGTATTCCCACATGGGATGGCAAGAACAAATATGAAATTGATTGTGGGCCTAGAAAATCTGTTGTGGTGGATCTGAAGGAAAAGACTTGCACATGTGGCTATTTCCAGCTTACAGGTTATCCTTGTGCTCATGCATGTGCTGCAATAGGAGCACGTAGATTGCCTTTGCTTGATTAT GTGAGATGTGAagaacaacccccaaaacctcCTGCAGTTCGAAGAATGCCTGGCAGACCCAAAAAGATCCGGCAAAGAGCAGCTGACGAGCCTAAAAAGGGTCAAGTCTCAACCAGAAAGGGTCTTGTGGTAACTTGCAAGAGATGTTTTCAGCAAAGACACAATTCAAGGACCTGCAAGAATGCCATTCATCCCAACTCTAAATTCTACAAG GCACCTGACACTAATGTAGCTGAATCAAGTTCAGAACTTCATTCATCAGCTCCTTCACCAATGGTACCCCCGCAACCagtcccaaatcaagaacaAGCTGCACCTGTTCAAAAAAAAAGCTGCAGGCCTGGGAAGCAGTATACGCAGCCAACAATTGCGAGTGTAGCAAAAAATGTGTCTGCTAGACAATCATGTTCTCAG CCTGTGAGTGGAACAACTTCACCAGCAAAAGAACCCATTCGTCCTACTGTTGCTGATGTTCTATACAACCTAAGAtccaagaaagcaagaagatgtTAG